A part of Asterias rubens chromosome 14, eAstRub1.3, whole genome shotgun sequence genomic DNA contains:
- the LOC117299307 gene encoding uncharacterized protein LOC117299307 isoform X3: protein MTERVEWVEIIEPKTQRPMYGNLRTGELAWEPPVSAKVKKRDNNQWWELFDAKTKRFYYYNEMLEKTVWHRPQNCDIIPLAKLQTLKLNTEVRPDEGEWAKQRQQSSQRHRHRRSRDHHNRDRRNDNNAPTDGAVEDHVRAESANGTGPRFHKRMDSLDERHIHASPVEGRRKVTQAATVPPPGLSHSSPQTRRAYRYPMDQQAILYQQQQQSSFEQMRRLRSDSEPLDPGTTHPVVNSEKRRRSSTDNSRIHHHKGFERQNSGRGEALRSGDMLRGSGRSFERDGSPTGYQQGRSPRYNDGVVLSSSQGDVYRDGFGGGSPQFGMGYGQGYPPHPQNRHYQHERSDSQLSISSQHSVSGGSPAPADQPEGSPVRSASEDARKPQPSPRLKKKSKMPRMGLNAMQHHNQPPPHPSPTNAQAHQLQQQHSIPGIPHSQSGERFQQFQQQQQQQQPPPPQHSQFQPQLPPPPPIADFRSGTPTSTTAFASPHSVHYPHQYPYDRQDSFEGSPTVPVTYHYSVQTPDSSASQDSFTPVEASDVPHHYQAKGEFRSDRSNLHKHSESQLSQTSHTSQHSLSSQHSDSSVRQVTSDSQSSDDILRSSTPPQQQQPQSKPDPQPSDKKQRDDNPPAEESTKTQSYTRASQVQKFRAKQKTKRITEDGPNPIYENLDFIHQKQREDHQRERLRELDQIHYTTLEPPQVPPRQRRPLSGMPSAMSIIPNGDSEVIEEGQLDLRDDGSQENLNKSFDSDDNDEDHKVSQDALIIEDDSKTEEASNDSPSSQPLEDSPEDQNETVHESLRRGKKQDNGTTQGLPSLERSISVQDQRPSSLQKHGTVPGAIKPSPSLITMGRSKKPSSSESDLENYAAENVNRHKKGIFRKKVPLSQMLSFTKDLIRKPMLLTRDKIVKKEAIEVFKLIQCYMGDRIIKNLTTESVSLDLVRRGWTVEGVRDEMYIQICRQTTANYYDDSLRHGWELMAIFLNFFPPSIRFFSYLEGYIYKHLNGDFDTRQVNRYQCTVPVRQYADHCYKKLERIAQTGARKGVKKITLEEINLAKDSVFHPSLFGNTLDDVMELQRERFPDRKLPWIAVVLAEEVLRLEGEKVEGIFRVPGDIDEVNALKVKCDQWVMPQCNDANIPASLLKLWYRDLYDPLIPMEFYERCVRNCNDSDAALRIVEELPDLNRLVLCHFIKFLQIFSQVVNVSKTKMDINNLAMVMAPNCLRCASDNPQIIFENTRKEMSFIRLLIQDLDTTFLAGIK, encoded by the exons CAGCGGCACAGACATAGGAGAAGTCGCGATCATCACAACAGAGATCGACGGAACGACAACAATGCCCCCACTGATGGCGCTGTGGAGGACCACGTCAGAGCAGAGTCGGCAAACGGAACGGGGCCGAGATTCCACAAGAGAATGGATTCACTAGACGAAAG GCACATTCATGCCTCGCCTGTTGAGGGACGCCGAAAAGTCACCCAAGCCGCCACGGTGCCTCCACCCGGTCTGTCCCACAGTTCGCCCCAGACCAGACGGGCGTATCGTTACCCGATGGATCAGCAGGCCATCCTAtaccaacagcagcagcagtccTCCTTTGAGCAGATGAGGCGCCTACGCTCCGACAGCGAGCCTCTGGACCCGGGCACGACCCACCCTGTCGTGAATTCTGAAAAACGACGGCGGTCCTCCACGGATAATTCCCGGATACACCATCATAAGGGTTTCGAGAGACAGAACTCGGGCAGGGGGGAAGCCCTAAGGAGTGGGGACATGCTTCGTGGGAGCGGGAGGTCCTTTGAAAGGGACGGATCGCCCACTGGGTACCAGCAGGGACGATCGCCGAGGTATAACGACGGGGTTGTATTGAGCTCCTCACAAGGGGATGTGTATAGGGATGGGTTCGGGGGTGGAAGCCCCCAGTTTGGGATGGGTTATGGACAGGGGTACCCGCCGCACCCACAAAATAGGCATTATCAACATGAACGATCGGACAGCCAGCTGTCCATTTCAAGTCAGCATTCAGTGAGCGGGGGCAGCCCCGCACCGGCTGATCAGCCGGAAGGGTCGCCGGTGCGCAGCGCCTCGGAAGACGCCCGCAAGCCGCAGCCGTCGCCGCGATTGAAGAAGAAGAGCAAGATGCCCAGGATGGGGCTGAACGCCATGCAGCATCACAACCAGCCGCCGCCGCACCCCTCCCCGACGAATGCACAGGCCCATCAGCTTCAGCAGCAGCATTCCATCCCTGGAATCCCCCATTCGCAATCGGGGGAGCGCTTCCAGCAGTtccaacaacaacagcaacagcagcagcctCCTCCGCCCCAGCACTCACAATTCCAACCCCAGCTGCCTCCCCCGCCACCCATCGCCGATTTCCGCTCGGGAACGCCAACCTCAACGACCGCGTTCGCTTCCCCGCATAGCGTCCACTACCCCCACCAGTACCCGTACGATCGGCAGGACTCCTTCGAGGGGTCGCCGACCGTCCCCGTGACCTACCACTACAGCGTCCAAACACCCGATTCCAGTGCTAGCCAGGACTCCTTCACCCCGGTGGAAGCGTCGGACGTACCTCACCACTACCAGGCCAAGGGCGAGTTCCGCTCGGATCGCTCAAACCTTCACAAGCACTCGGAGAGCCAACTCTCACAAACCTCTCACACCTCACAGCACTCGTTATCATCTCAACACTCAGACTCTTCTGTTCGCCAGGTCACCTCCGACTCGCAGTCCTCAGACGACATTCTCCGCAGCAGCACTCCACCCCAACAGCAGCAACCACAATCCAAACCAGACCCCCAACCCTCGGACAAGAAACAACGCGACGATAATCCGCCAGCGGAGGAGTCAACCAAAACGCAAAGCTACACCCGCGCTTCGCAAGTCCAGAAGTTCAGAGCCAAACAGAAGACGAAGCGGATCACGGAAGACGGCCCGAACCCGATCTACGAGAACCTGGACTTCATTCATCAGAAACAGCGAGAGGACCATCAACGAGAGAGGTTACGAGAGTTGGATCAGATCCACTACACCACCTTGGAGCCTCCTCAGGTACCTCCTAGACAACGAAGACCCCTGTCTGGAATGCCTTCAGCAATGAGCATCATACCAAACGGAGACAGCGAGGTGATCGAAGAGGGACAGTTGGATCTGAGGGATGACGGCTCGCAGGAGAATCTCAATAAGAGCTTTGATTCAGACG ATAACGATGAAGACCATAAAGTTTCCCAGGATGCACTCATCATCGAAGACGACAGCAAGACGGAGGAAGCCTCCAACGATTCCCCGAGCAGCCAGCCTCTCGAAGACAGCCCCGAGGATCAGAACGAGACGGTCCATGAGTCACTACGGCGGGGAAAGAAGCAAGACAACGGAACAACGCAGGGACTCCCCTCGCTTGAACGCAGCATATCAGTGCAGGACCAACGCCCCTCATCACTG CAAAAGCATGGAACGGTCCCGGGAGCCATCAAGCCAAGCCCCTCCCTCATCACAATGGGACGGTCCAAGAAGCCGTCGTCGTCTGAGAGTGATCTCGAGAACTACGCAGCGGAGAACGTCAACCGACACAAGAAGGGCATCTTCAGGAAGAAGGTTCCGCTGTCACAGATGCTGTCCTTCACGAAG GACCTGATCAGAAAGCCGATGCTTCTCACGCGGGACAAGATCGTTAAGAAGGAAGCCATAGAAGTCTTCAAGCTGATCCAGTGCTACATGGGCGATCGGATCATCAAGAACCTGACCACTGAGTCGGTATCCCTTGACCTGGTCCGGAGGGGCTGGACGGTGGAAGGGGTCAGGGATGAGATGTACATACAGATATGCAGGCAGACCACTgctaattattatga CGATAGTCTACGTCACGGTTGGGAGCTGATGGCCATCTTTCTTAACTTCTTCCCTCCCTCCATTCGTTTCTTCTCCTACCTAGAGGGCTACATCTACAAACACCTCAACGGTGACTTTGATACCAGACAGGTAAACAGATACCAATGCACT GTGCCAGTGAGGCAGTACGCCGATCATTGCTACAAGAAATTGGAGAGAATTGCCCAGACAGGAGCCAGGAAGGGTGTCAAGAAAATCACCCTGGAAGAAATTAATCTTGCCAAA GACTCAGTCTTTCATCCGTCCCTCTTCGGTAACACACTAGACGACGTGATGGAGCTGCAGAGAGAGAGGTTTCCGGATCGGAAACTTCCCTGGATCGCCGTCGTACTCGCTGAGGAGGTCTTGAGACTCGAAGGGGAGAAGGTGGAGGGAATATTCAG AGTCCCTGGTGACATCGATGAGGTGAACGCCCTCAAGGTCAAGTGCGACCAGTGGGTGATGCCTCAGTGCAACGATGCCAACATCCCGGCCTCTCTCTTAAAGCTGTGGTACCGTGACCTCTACGACCCGCTCATCCCCATGGAGTTCTACGAACGCTGTGTGCGCAACTGCAACGATTCGGATGCGGCGCTACGGATCGTGGAGGAGTTGCCTGATCTCAACCGCCTGGTGCTGTGTCACTTCATCAAGTTCTTGCAG ATCTTCAGCCAGGTAGTGAACGTCTCCAAGACCAAGATGGACATCAATAACCTAGCGATGGTCATGGCACCTAACTGTCTACGTTGTGCCTCTGATAACCCACAAATTATCTTTGAGAATACCCGCAAAGAAATGTCCTTCATCCGGTTGCTTATACAAGACTTGGATACGACTTTCTTGGCTGGAATTAAATAA
- the LOC117299307 gene encoding uncharacterized protein LOC117299307 isoform X2, producing MTERVEWVEIIEPKTQRPMYGNLRTGELAWEPPVSAKVKKRDNNQWWELFDAKTKRFYYYNEMLEKTVWHRPQNCDIIPLAKLQTLKLNTEVRPDEGEWAKQRQQSSQRHRHRRSRDHHNRDRRNDNNAPTDGAVEDHVRAESANGTGPRFHKRMDSLDERHIHASPVEGRRKVTQAATVPPPGLSHSSPQTRRAYRYPMDQQAILYQQQQQSSFEQMRRLRSDSEPLDPGTTHPVVNSEKRRRSSTDNSRIHHHKGFERQNSGRGEALRSGDMLRGSGRSFERDGSPTGYQQGRSPRYNDGVVLSSSQGDVYRDGFGGGSPQFGMGYGQGYPPHPQNRHYQHERSDSQLSISSQHSVSGGSPAPADQPEGSPVRSASEDARKPQPSPRLKKKSKMPRMGLNAMQHHNQPPPHPSPTNAQAHQLQQQHSIPGIPHSQSGERFQQFQQQQQQQQPPPPQHSQFQPQLPPPPPIADFRSGTPTSTTAFASPHSVHYPHQYPYDRQDSFEGSPTVPVTYHYSVQTPDSSASQDSFTPVEASDVPHHYQAKGEFRSDRSNLHKHSESQLSQTSHTSQHSLSSQHSDSSVRQVTSDSQSSDDILRSSTPPQQQQPQSKPDPQPSDKKQRDDNPPAEESTKTQSYTRASQVQKFRAKQKTKRITEDGPNPIYENLDFIHQKQREDHQRERLRELDQIHYTTLEPPQVPPRQRRPLSGMPSAMSIIPNGDSEVIEEGQLDLRDDGSQENLNKSFDSDDNDEDHKVSQDALIIEDDSKTEEASNDSPSSQPLEDSPEDQNETVHESLRRGKKQDNGTTQGLPSLERSISVQDQRPSSLVIGLVKPPSDEWKQKHGTVPGAIKPSPSLITMGRSKKPSSSESDLENYAAENVNRHKKGIFRKKVPLSQMLSFTKDLIRKPMLLTRDKIVKKEAIEVFKLIQCYMGDRIIKNLTTESVSLDLVRRGWTVEGVRDEMYIQICRQTTANYYDDSLRHGWELMAIFLNFFPPSIRFFSYLEGYIYKHLNGDFDTRQVPVRQYADHCYKKLERIAQTGARKGVKKITLEEINLAKDSVFHPSLFGNTLDDVMELQRERFPDRKLPWIAVVLAEEVLRLEGEKVEGIFRVPGDIDEVNALKVKCDQWVMPQCNDANIPASLLKLWYRDLYDPLIPMEFYERCVRNCNDSDAALRIVEELPDLNRLVLCHFIKFLQIFSQVVNVSKTKMDINNLAMVMAPNCLRCASDNPQIIFENTRKEMSFIRLLIQDLDTTFLAGIK from the exons CAGCGGCACAGACATAGGAGAAGTCGCGATCATCACAACAGAGATCGACGGAACGACAACAATGCCCCCACTGATGGCGCTGTGGAGGACCACGTCAGAGCAGAGTCGGCAAACGGAACGGGGCCGAGATTCCACAAGAGAATGGATTCACTAGACGAAAG GCACATTCATGCCTCGCCTGTTGAGGGACGCCGAAAAGTCACCCAAGCCGCCACGGTGCCTCCACCCGGTCTGTCCCACAGTTCGCCCCAGACCAGACGGGCGTATCGTTACCCGATGGATCAGCAGGCCATCCTAtaccaacagcagcagcagtccTCCTTTGAGCAGATGAGGCGCCTACGCTCCGACAGCGAGCCTCTGGACCCGGGCACGACCCACCCTGTCGTGAATTCTGAAAAACGACGGCGGTCCTCCACGGATAATTCCCGGATACACCATCATAAGGGTTTCGAGAGACAGAACTCGGGCAGGGGGGAAGCCCTAAGGAGTGGGGACATGCTTCGTGGGAGCGGGAGGTCCTTTGAAAGGGACGGATCGCCCACTGGGTACCAGCAGGGACGATCGCCGAGGTATAACGACGGGGTTGTATTGAGCTCCTCACAAGGGGATGTGTATAGGGATGGGTTCGGGGGTGGAAGCCCCCAGTTTGGGATGGGTTATGGACAGGGGTACCCGCCGCACCCACAAAATAGGCATTATCAACATGAACGATCGGACAGCCAGCTGTCCATTTCAAGTCAGCATTCAGTGAGCGGGGGCAGCCCCGCACCGGCTGATCAGCCGGAAGGGTCGCCGGTGCGCAGCGCCTCGGAAGACGCCCGCAAGCCGCAGCCGTCGCCGCGATTGAAGAAGAAGAGCAAGATGCCCAGGATGGGGCTGAACGCCATGCAGCATCACAACCAGCCGCCGCCGCACCCCTCCCCGACGAATGCACAGGCCCATCAGCTTCAGCAGCAGCATTCCATCCCTGGAATCCCCCATTCGCAATCGGGGGAGCGCTTCCAGCAGTtccaacaacaacagcaacagcagcagcctCCTCCGCCCCAGCACTCACAATTCCAACCCCAGCTGCCTCCCCCGCCACCCATCGCCGATTTCCGCTCGGGAACGCCAACCTCAACGACCGCGTTCGCTTCCCCGCATAGCGTCCACTACCCCCACCAGTACCCGTACGATCGGCAGGACTCCTTCGAGGGGTCGCCGACCGTCCCCGTGACCTACCACTACAGCGTCCAAACACCCGATTCCAGTGCTAGCCAGGACTCCTTCACCCCGGTGGAAGCGTCGGACGTACCTCACCACTACCAGGCCAAGGGCGAGTTCCGCTCGGATCGCTCAAACCTTCACAAGCACTCGGAGAGCCAACTCTCACAAACCTCTCACACCTCACAGCACTCGTTATCATCTCAACACTCAGACTCTTCTGTTCGCCAGGTCACCTCCGACTCGCAGTCCTCAGACGACATTCTCCGCAGCAGCACTCCACCCCAACAGCAGCAACCACAATCCAAACCAGACCCCCAACCCTCGGACAAGAAACAACGCGACGATAATCCGCCAGCGGAGGAGTCAACCAAAACGCAAAGCTACACCCGCGCTTCGCAAGTCCAGAAGTTCAGAGCCAAACAGAAGACGAAGCGGATCACGGAAGACGGCCCGAACCCGATCTACGAGAACCTGGACTTCATTCATCAGAAACAGCGAGAGGACCATCAACGAGAGAGGTTACGAGAGTTGGATCAGATCCACTACACCACCTTGGAGCCTCCTCAGGTACCTCCTAGACAACGAAGACCCCTGTCTGGAATGCCTTCAGCAATGAGCATCATACCAAACGGAGACAGCGAGGTGATCGAAGAGGGACAGTTGGATCTGAGGGATGACGGCTCGCAGGAGAATCTCAATAAGAGCTTTGATTCAGACG ATAACGATGAAGACCATAAAGTTTCCCAGGATGCACTCATCATCGAAGACGACAGCAAGACGGAGGAAGCCTCCAACGATTCCCCGAGCAGCCAGCCTCTCGAAGACAGCCCCGAGGATCAGAACGAGACGGTCCATGAGTCACTACGGCGGGGAAAGAAGCAAGACAACGGAACAACGCAGGGACTCCCCTCGCTTGAACGCAGCATATCAGTGCAGGACCAACGCCCCTCATCACTGGTAATTGGATTGGTTAAACCCCCCTCTGACGAGTGGAAG CAAAAGCATGGAACGGTCCCGGGAGCCATCAAGCCAAGCCCCTCCCTCATCACAATGGGACGGTCCAAGAAGCCGTCGTCGTCTGAGAGTGATCTCGAGAACTACGCAGCGGAGAACGTCAACCGACACAAGAAGGGCATCTTCAGGAAGAAGGTTCCGCTGTCACAGATGCTGTCCTTCACGAAG GACCTGATCAGAAAGCCGATGCTTCTCACGCGGGACAAGATCGTTAAGAAGGAAGCCATAGAAGTCTTCAAGCTGATCCAGTGCTACATGGGCGATCGGATCATCAAGAACCTGACCACTGAGTCGGTATCCCTTGACCTGGTCCGGAGGGGCTGGACGGTGGAAGGGGTCAGGGATGAGATGTACATACAGATATGCAGGCAGACCACTgctaattattatga CGATAGTCTACGTCACGGTTGGGAGCTGATGGCCATCTTTCTTAACTTCTTCCCTCCCTCCATTCGTTTCTTCTCCTACCTAGAGGGCTACATCTACAAACACCTCAACGGTGACTTTGATACCAGACAG GTGCCAGTGAGGCAGTACGCCGATCATTGCTACAAGAAATTGGAGAGAATTGCCCAGACAGGAGCCAGGAAGGGTGTCAAGAAAATCACCCTGGAAGAAATTAATCTTGCCAAA GACTCAGTCTTTCATCCGTCCCTCTTCGGTAACACACTAGACGACGTGATGGAGCTGCAGAGAGAGAGGTTTCCGGATCGGAAACTTCCCTGGATCGCCGTCGTACTCGCTGAGGAGGTCTTGAGACTCGAAGGGGAGAAGGTGGAGGGAATATTCAG AGTCCCTGGTGACATCGATGAGGTGAACGCCCTCAAGGTCAAGTGCGACCAGTGGGTGATGCCTCAGTGCAACGATGCCAACATCCCGGCCTCTCTCTTAAAGCTGTGGTACCGTGACCTCTACGACCCGCTCATCCCCATGGAGTTCTACGAACGCTGTGTGCGCAACTGCAACGATTCGGATGCGGCGCTACGGATCGTGGAGGAGTTGCCTGATCTCAACCGCCTGGTGCTGTGTCACTTCATCAAGTTCTTGCAG ATCTTCAGCCAGGTAGTGAACGTCTCCAAGACCAAGATGGACATCAATAACCTAGCGATGGTCATGGCACCTAACTGTCTACGTTGTGCCTCTGATAACCCACAAATTATCTTTGAGAATACCCGCAAAGAAATGTCCTTCATCCGGTTGCTTATACAAGACTTGGATACGACTTTCTTGGCTGGAATTAAATAA
- the LOC117299307 gene encoding uncharacterized protein LOC117299307 isoform X1 yields the protein MTERVEWVEIIEPKTQRPMYGNLRTGELAWEPPVSAKVKKRDNNQWWELFDAKTKRFYYYNEMLEKTVWHRPQNCDIIPLAKLQTLKLNTEVRPDEGEWAKQRQQSSQRHRHRRSRDHHNRDRRNDNNAPTDGAVEDHVRAESANGTGPRFHKRMDSLDERHIHASPVEGRRKVTQAATVPPPGLSHSSPQTRRAYRYPMDQQAILYQQQQQSSFEQMRRLRSDSEPLDPGTTHPVVNSEKRRRSSTDNSRIHHHKGFERQNSGRGEALRSGDMLRGSGRSFERDGSPTGYQQGRSPRYNDGVVLSSSQGDVYRDGFGGGSPQFGMGYGQGYPPHPQNRHYQHERSDSQLSISSQHSVSGGSPAPADQPEGSPVRSASEDARKPQPSPRLKKKSKMPRMGLNAMQHHNQPPPHPSPTNAQAHQLQQQHSIPGIPHSQSGERFQQFQQQQQQQQPPPPQHSQFQPQLPPPPPIADFRSGTPTSTTAFASPHSVHYPHQYPYDRQDSFEGSPTVPVTYHYSVQTPDSSASQDSFTPVEASDVPHHYQAKGEFRSDRSNLHKHSESQLSQTSHTSQHSLSSQHSDSSVRQVTSDSQSSDDILRSSTPPQQQQPQSKPDPQPSDKKQRDDNPPAEESTKTQSYTRASQVQKFRAKQKTKRITEDGPNPIYENLDFIHQKQREDHQRERLRELDQIHYTTLEPPQVPPRQRRPLSGMPSAMSIIPNGDSEVIEEGQLDLRDDGSQENLNKSFDSDDNDEDHKVSQDALIIEDDSKTEEASNDSPSSQPLEDSPEDQNETVHESLRRGKKQDNGTTQGLPSLERSISVQDQRPSSLVIGLVKPPSDEWKQKHGTVPGAIKPSPSLITMGRSKKPSSSESDLENYAAENVNRHKKGIFRKKVPLSQMLSFTKDLIRKPMLLTRDKIVKKEAIEVFKLIQCYMGDRIIKNLTTESVSLDLVRRGWTVEGVRDEMYIQICRQTTANYYDDSLRHGWELMAIFLNFFPPSIRFFSYLEGYIYKHLNGDFDTRQVNRYQCTVPVRQYADHCYKKLERIAQTGARKGVKKITLEEINLAKDSVFHPSLFGNTLDDVMELQRERFPDRKLPWIAVVLAEEVLRLEGEKVEGIFRVPGDIDEVNALKVKCDQWVMPQCNDANIPASLLKLWYRDLYDPLIPMEFYERCVRNCNDSDAALRIVEELPDLNRLVLCHFIKFLQIFSQVVNVSKTKMDINNLAMVMAPNCLRCASDNPQIIFENTRKEMSFIRLLIQDLDTTFLAGIK from the exons CAGCGGCACAGACATAGGAGAAGTCGCGATCATCACAACAGAGATCGACGGAACGACAACAATGCCCCCACTGATGGCGCTGTGGAGGACCACGTCAGAGCAGAGTCGGCAAACGGAACGGGGCCGAGATTCCACAAGAGAATGGATTCACTAGACGAAAG GCACATTCATGCCTCGCCTGTTGAGGGACGCCGAAAAGTCACCCAAGCCGCCACGGTGCCTCCACCCGGTCTGTCCCACAGTTCGCCCCAGACCAGACGGGCGTATCGTTACCCGATGGATCAGCAGGCCATCCTAtaccaacagcagcagcagtccTCCTTTGAGCAGATGAGGCGCCTACGCTCCGACAGCGAGCCTCTGGACCCGGGCACGACCCACCCTGTCGTGAATTCTGAAAAACGACGGCGGTCCTCCACGGATAATTCCCGGATACACCATCATAAGGGTTTCGAGAGACAGAACTCGGGCAGGGGGGAAGCCCTAAGGAGTGGGGACATGCTTCGTGGGAGCGGGAGGTCCTTTGAAAGGGACGGATCGCCCACTGGGTACCAGCAGGGACGATCGCCGAGGTATAACGACGGGGTTGTATTGAGCTCCTCACAAGGGGATGTGTATAGGGATGGGTTCGGGGGTGGAAGCCCCCAGTTTGGGATGGGTTATGGACAGGGGTACCCGCCGCACCCACAAAATAGGCATTATCAACATGAACGATCGGACAGCCAGCTGTCCATTTCAAGTCAGCATTCAGTGAGCGGGGGCAGCCCCGCACCGGCTGATCAGCCGGAAGGGTCGCCGGTGCGCAGCGCCTCGGAAGACGCCCGCAAGCCGCAGCCGTCGCCGCGATTGAAGAAGAAGAGCAAGATGCCCAGGATGGGGCTGAACGCCATGCAGCATCACAACCAGCCGCCGCCGCACCCCTCCCCGACGAATGCACAGGCCCATCAGCTTCAGCAGCAGCATTCCATCCCTGGAATCCCCCATTCGCAATCGGGGGAGCGCTTCCAGCAGTtccaacaacaacagcaacagcagcagcctCCTCCGCCCCAGCACTCACAATTCCAACCCCAGCTGCCTCCCCCGCCACCCATCGCCGATTTCCGCTCGGGAACGCCAACCTCAACGACCGCGTTCGCTTCCCCGCATAGCGTCCACTACCCCCACCAGTACCCGTACGATCGGCAGGACTCCTTCGAGGGGTCGCCGACCGTCCCCGTGACCTACCACTACAGCGTCCAAACACCCGATTCCAGTGCTAGCCAGGACTCCTTCACCCCGGTGGAAGCGTCGGACGTACCTCACCACTACCAGGCCAAGGGCGAGTTCCGCTCGGATCGCTCAAACCTTCACAAGCACTCGGAGAGCCAACTCTCACAAACCTCTCACACCTCACAGCACTCGTTATCATCTCAACACTCAGACTCTTCTGTTCGCCAGGTCACCTCCGACTCGCAGTCCTCAGACGACATTCTCCGCAGCAGCACTCCACCCCAACAGCAGCAACCACAATCCAAACCAGACCCCCAACCCTCGGACAAGAAACAACGCGACGATAATCCGCCAGCGGAGGAGTCAACCAAAACGCAAAGCTACACCCGCGCTTCGCAAGTCCAGAAGTTCAGAGCCAAACAGAAGACGAAGCGGATCACGGAAGACGGCCCGAACCCGATCTACGAGAACCTGGACTTCATTCATCAGAAACAGCGAGAGGACCATCAACGAGAGAGGTTACGAGAGTTGGATCAGATCCACTACACCACCTTGGAGCCTCCTCAGGTACCTCCTAGACAACGAAGACCCCTGTCTGGAATGCCTTCAGCAATGAGCATCATACCAAACGGAGACAGCGAGGTGATCGAAGAGGGACAGTTGGATCTGAGGGATGACGGCTCGCAGGAGAATCTCAATAAGAGCTTTGATTCAGACG ATAACGATGAAGACCATAAAGTTTCCCAGGATGCACTCATCATCGAAGACGACAGCAAGACGGAGGAAGCCTCCAACGATTCCCCGAGCAGCCAGCCTCTCGAAGACAGCCCCGAGGATCAGAACGAGACGGTCCATGAGTCACTACGGCGGGGAAAGAAGCAAGACAACGGAACAACGCAGGGACTCCCCTCGCTTGAACGCAGCATATCAGTGCAGGACCAACGCCCCTCATCACTGGTAATTGGATTGGTTAAACCCCCCTCTGACGAGTGGAAG CAAAAGCATGGAACGGTCCCGGGAGCCATCAAGCCAAGCCCCTCCCTCATCACAATGGGACGGTCCAAGAAGCCGTCGTCGTCTGAGAGTGATCTCGAGAACTACGCAGCGGAGAACGTCAACCGACACAAGAAGGGCATCTTCAGGAAGAAGGTTCCGCTGTCACAGATGCTGTCCTTCACGAAG GACCTGATCAGAAAGCCGATGCTTCTCACGCGGGACAAGATCGTTAAGAAGGAAGCCATAGAAGTCTTCAAGCTGATCCAGTGCTACATGGGCGATCGGATCATCAAGAACCTGACCACTGAGTCGGTATCCCTTGACCTGGTCCGGAGGGGCTGGACGGTGGAAGGGGTCAGGGATGAGATGTACATACAGATATGCAGGCAGACCACTgctaattattatga CGATAGTCTACGTCACGGTTGGGAGCTGATGGCCATCTTTCTTAACTTCTTCCCTCCCTCCATTCGTTTCTTCTCCTACCTAGAGGGCTACATCTACAAACACCTCAACGGTGACTTTGATACCAGACAGGTAAACAGATACCAATGCACT GTGCCAGTGAGGCAGTACGCCGATCATTGCTACAAGAAATTGGAGAGAATTGCCCAGACAGGAGCCAGGAAGGGTGTCAAGAAAATCACCCTGGAAGAAATTAATCTTGCCAAA GACTCAGTCTTTCATCCGTCCCTCTTCGGTAACACACTAGACGACGTGATGGAGCTGCAGAGAGAGAGGTTTCCGGATCGGAAACTTCCCTGGATCGCCGTCGTACTCGCTGAGGAGGTCTTGAGACTCGAAGGGGAGAAGGTGGAGGGAATATTCAG AGTCCCTGGTGACATCGATGAGGTGAACGCCCTCAAGGTCAAGTGCGACCAGTGGGTGATGCCTCAGTGCAACGATGCCAACATCCCGGCCTCTCTCTTAAAGCTGTGGTACCGTGACCTCTACGACCCGCTCATCCCCATGGAGTTCTACGAACGCTGTGTGCGCAACTGCAACGATTCGGATGCGGCGCTACGGATCGTGGAGGAGTTGCCTGATCTCAACCGCCTGGTGCTGTGTCACTTCATCAAGTTCTTGCAG ATCTTCAGCCAGGTAGTGAACGTCTCCAAGACCAAGATGGACATCAATAACCTAGCGATGGTCATGGCACCTAACTGTCTACGTTGTGCCTCTGATAACCCACAAATTATCTTTGAGAATACCCGCAAAGAAATGTCCTTCATCCGGTTGCTTATACAAGACTTGGATACGACTTTCTTGGCTGGAATTAAATAA